The segment CAGAAATTATCTTGTGTTATATTGGATTCCGTATTCTAAGCTTAAGATCTTACCAAAGTTGgggtcaaagaaataatacagcaggcaaggaACTTGCTCTGCCTATGACCAACTTGGCTTTGATTCCTGATCTCCCACGTGGTTCTTTGAGCACTGAGAGGGATGATACAAAAATAgagaaccaggtgtggcccctaaacaaaacaaataacttaCCAAAGCTATTTTCTATTAGctttggagggggggtcacacccggtgatgcacagggattactcctggctctgcactcaggaattactcctggcggtgctcagcggaccatattggaatgctgggaatcgaacccgggtcagctgcatgcaaggcaaacaccctaccccctgtactatctctctagtcccaccaAAGCTATTTTCTGACCATCATCTAAATAAGGGAGAAAAAGCCTTTCCCCATCACTTCtaggccttttggctaagatcgaGTATAGAAAAATCCTTTCCCCTACTATCATCAATTTATGTctagaaaaagtgaaaaatgtatgCTAAGATATGGAATGACTACAAATTGTATTTCTTCTCAAGATGTATACCATTGCTCTTAATGGGAGTGAACAATGGATTCATATTAAACCTTTAATAGAAGAATAAATCATGAGATGGTCAAATTAGAAGATTCTTTAGTGACTCAGTGGGAGTCCTAATGAGGACATCACAAAAAAGTACATTTAggataaagctttttttttgaaCAGGATCTTTCTCAAGGCTTGTTTGACTTCTCTGTTTCTTAAAGAATAGATTAGAGGATTCAGCATGGGTGTGACCAATATGTAAAACACTGAAGCCACTTTCCGAAGTTCAGGGTTACTTGGGGGTGTGAGATACACAAAGGAAACAGTCCCATAGAGCACACTTATAACCCCCAGATGGGAGCTGCAAGTGGAGAagactttcttcttcccttccctagAGGGAATCTTCAAGACTGTAGACACAATATATATGTAAgatattataataataacaatcgTGGGTAAAATAATAATGGCAGCTAAGGTAAAAGATACGACCTTATTGACATAGAGATCAGAACAGGAAATTTTCTCAATTTCGTAAGCATCACAGTAGAAGTGATTAATCACTCGAGATGCACAGAAAGATACTGAGAATGTTACACTGCTCTGGAGGGTGGAACTAATCCAGCCACAGAAATAAGAACCAGCAACCAGATGACTGCAAAAGCGTCTCGTCATGTGGACATTATAAAGAAGAGGATTGCAGATGGCAAtgaagcggtcataggccatggctgCCAGCACAAACCCCTCTGCTATAATGAAAAGTGCAAACAGGAAGTTCTGGAAAACACAACCTGCAAAGGAGATAATCTTTTTCTCAGACAGGAAGCAGGCCATGGCTTTTGGTGCAATAACAGTTGAGTAGAAGAGGTCAATGAAGGAGAGATTGCCTAGAAAGAAATACATTGGTGTGTTCAGCTGGGAATCAGTGATTATGATTGACATCATACTAATGTTCCCCAACAGGATCATGATATAAATgatcaggaacaggaagaagaggaggacttCATAATCTGGAGCAACCCTAAAGCCTACAAGAATGAAGTCAGTTACATCTGAGTAGTTTCCCGTTCCTTTGTCACCCATGACAAGAACCTAAGAATTTTATAAGACAAGGTTCAAGGTGGAGCTTTCTGCCAACATCATAGCAtcacaaaataacattttgtCTTATAGAAGATATTAAAATGTATGCTCttatctcctttttcttcttaatcTTCGTAGATGTGATTTCCTGTACCCTTTTATAGAAATGAAATTTGAATTATATAATAATTGTTTATTGCCACACAACATGGAAGCTACCTAATTCATAATGATTCCATATGATTCTCAAAACCTAGTAATTTTTCCTTTGTAACCCACATGACTTACTctcacaaaatattatttctttacatattttatctCCTTACTTGATTTACATGGTAAGTTGAATATAGCTAAATGTTTTGAGCCCTGTGTATTTGTtctcatctttaatttttaatatcaaatttaCTTTAGCCTCAATACGGCTCATGtttacaatagaaaaataaaaataaatagtaatttaaaactCTATGAAAAGACATCACATTTTATAGAAGTTTATATTCAAGTCGTTTATAAGAACTTAATATAGATATCCAATAaacttaattaaatatttaacttaaaaatcttGAGTAATGAACCATCTTCAGCTTCTTGAAGTTCAAAGATCTCTTGAAGGATCAAGAGGGAGAAGTCCATGGATTCTATAAATCTACCAAGCAGCCAATTTGATCTTAAAAATCTGtgcaaataaaaaaaggaaacttaaaaataatgcaCTGACTAAAATTTTGATTAGGAAAGAAAACTGTTAGCtccaaaaactaatttttatgtcTGCATTTAGAGAGAGTCATAGATGAcctaaaaattcaaaacatttgtCACTGTTATCCCTGCTCATTAATCTTATTACTTTAGAGACTTTGTTTTCTCCAATAAAGAGATAGAGCCATTTTCTCTTTATTCGGCTTATAAAACCAAGTTTTATTTAGACGTATTCAACAGGGGGAAACTGCCTCATCCAAAGCAGCAAATAGAGGCTGCAGAGATTAACAAGATGAGCATTAGCTTTGCACGCAGAAAGGCCGGGTTTAATCGCCAGCACTCCATGGTTTGCTGTGCACGAAGAAGTGAGCGCCACACCCAGTGCCAGAGCAACCTCTAAGGGCAGAGCTTGGAGTAGTCCTCAAGTTTGGCTCAAAAACATAAGGAAAATACAGCAAAATAGACCCAGTAAATGGCATTTTTTAGTGATCCTTTTCAATTTTGTACGTATCACAGAGTCACAATATTTTGTCATTGGCTAACAAACAGCCTTCCTCAAGCATGTGACCGTTCTGTTTTTTATCCAAACCAAATCCTTCAATTCTATTGCTTCCTCTTCTCATCACTGGgtcttttcctctccaccccgtagtcacttttctttaaaatattgtcaacttaattaaaaaataaaaagctggcAAAGCCCAGAGATTCCGTATCAGGATTCCTAGACCTCCTCTCCACCCCAATATTTCCATTACATTTTGATAtcaactaaaataatatttattaaatttaatttttctaaaaacacGTTGTTAACATCCATAAGAAATTTTGTGCTTAAATTCTCTTGCAGGACAGAGTTCGAAGATTGAATTTTTGTCACTATTTATCAAATATAGGAATGCACTGGAAGAAAAAGATTTTAgagatttttagagaaaaatattcaaatttttacagaaactaagaccttatatatatgtgtgtatatatatatatatgatatatggcAGGTTTCTAATAgataatgttcttttatttattaaccaAATTATGCATACTGTCTAAAATGATATCATCTTGTTTGCTATGACACAAAATCATTATTTTCAGATCATTATTAGTTTTTAAGAATAGTCAAAATTGTGGGCCATGTACTATATGTCATCAGATAAAGTGAATAAATATTGCTAAAAAGGATTTTCctcccaaaagtaaataaatgcatGTGTATAATTTCATTCTTCCTGtcttcaatttatttaatttattataatcaGTTGGTTTCCAGTATGTTTTGACTGGCCCttcagggaaaaatatttttatactgcATTTTTGTACCTAATAATGTATAGCTAGTAAATTTAATATCTTATAAGcaatttttatgtattaataaCTCATAAATACTCACAAAAGACCCAttatctgaataaaataaaaataaaatcacagcttACCTGAATTGTTCTTCCTTTTCCTGTGTTAATTTTCTAAAGGTTGTTGgaagtatataaaaaatattgtgcTATTTCTGGAGGGGTAAAAATAGATTGTAAAATTATACAAAGTGAATTAAATACTACATATTTTTGAACTTAGAACTTTATGATAAAATACattgtttaaaattattctattctGTTTGAGGTTAGatttaaataataacaataattattagTCAATTAAATATGGATTTTTTTCCAAACTTAATATCTTTTTGCCTCAAATTCCTTTTTGaggcaaaagaatttttttctagaaatgagAATATTAAAGAGGTTATCCTTTGTGACCTTTTCCAAACTttgaacatttttctaaaatattgaaaagCAAATGCAACTGAACCTGTAGAATCACACTGTCTGAGCATTCTACTCCCTTTTTGTGGTATATAGTACAGTTct is part of the Sorex araneus isolate mSorAra2 chromosome 2, mSorAra2.pri, whole genome shotgun sequence genome and harbors:
- the LOC101549427 gene encoding olfactory receptor 9K2-like — protein: MGDKGTGNYSDVTDFILVGFRVAPDYEVLLFFLFLIIYIMILLGNISMMSIIITDSQLNTPMYFFLGNLSFIDLFYSTVIAPKAMACFLSEKKIISFAGCVFQNFLFALFIIAEGFVLAAMAYDRFIAICNPLLYNVHMTRRFCSHLVAGSYFCGWISSTLQSSVTFSVSFCASRVINHFYCDAYEIEKISCSDLYVNKVVSFTLAAIIILPTIVIIIISYIYIVSTVLKIPSREGKKKVFSTCSSHLGVISVLYGTVSFVYLTPPSNPELRKVASVFYILVTPMLNPLIYSLRNREVKQALRKILFKKKALS